In Alicyclobacillus macrosporangiidus CPP55, a single window of DNA contains:
- a CDS encoding TetR/AcrR family transcriptional regulator, whose amino-acid sequence MKRELKRERTTRLLLDATKELIREKGCAQTTLSDIMERTGLSKGAIFHYVKSKDELFSWVLKERLEDTNRRFLEATAKQAKSFSGPMQEIIDRLPELEEPNDVANQVFTYLLGQSDQPEVREVIRRFYEQALEVSKQCIVAGQLAGVIPPSVDAAKTADLFVVISLGLRVRSAVSSDRFAFDSSAFAALMADMLQPKQQ is encoded by the coding sequence ATGAAACGCGAGCTCAAACGGGAACGGACGACCCGCCTGTTGCTCGATGCGACCAAAGAATTGATCCGCGAAAAAGGATGTGCCCAGACCACATTGAGCGACATCATGGAACGTACGGGCCTGTCCAAGGGAGCGATTTTCCACTATGTCAAAAGCAAAGATGAACTCTTCAGTTGGGTTCTGAAGGAAAGGCTTGAAGATACGAATCGGCGTTTTTTAGAGGCGACAGCAAAACAGGCAAAATCGTTTTCCGGACCGATGCAGGAAATCATTGACCGCTTGCCGGAACTGGAAGAACCGAACGATGTGGCCAATCAAGTGTTCACGTACCTGTTGGGGCAGAGTGATCAGCCCGAGGTGAGAGAGGTGATTCGACGGTTCTACGAACAGGCATTGGAGGTATCGAAGCAGTGTATTGTCGCTGGTCAGTTGGCAGGGGTAATCCCTCCATCCGTCGATGCCGCGAAAACGGCAGACTTGTTTGTAGTAATATCTTTGGGACTCCGTGTGCGCAGCGCGGTATCCTCTGACCGTTTCGCTTTCGACAGCAGTGCTTTTGCCGCCTTGATGGCCGACATGCTTCAACCCAAACAACAGTAG
- a CDS encoding DegT/DnrJ/EryC1/StrS family aminotransferase encodes MKVPFMDLSHLSNELRHELQAAVERVLTSGRYILGSEVSALEQEVPAYCGTRSGVAVGNGTDALVLSLYALGVGRGDEVITSPFTFFATVEAILQVGAVPVFADVDPHTFTITAQTVESRITNRTKAILPVHIFGLMADMPGILQLAKAYRLLVLEDACQAIGATWEGNGVGTCGNAATLSFFPTKNLGGCGDGGMVLTQDEELAQRLRRLRVHGSVQKYVHEECGWNSRLDEIQAAVLRVKLRKLDEWTEQRRSLARRYDEGLRDLPLKVPFAPAQARHVYHLYTIVTEPRDALKAALAEKGIETQVYYPLPMHLQPALRGFGYQRGDFPVAEYLAEHCLSLPLYPWLGTDQQDHVIESISRFSATAES; translated from the coding sequence GTGAAGGTACCGTTCATGGATCTCAGTCACCTATCGAATGAATTGAGGCACGAGCTCCAGGCAGCTGTGGAACGCGTCCTGACAAGTGGCCGCTACATCCTGGGAAGTGAAGTCTCGGCTCTGGAGCAAGAAGTCCCGGCCTATTGCGGCACCCGGTCCGGTGTGGCGGTCGGCAACGGGACGGACGCCTTGGTCTTGTCTCTTTACGCGCTCGGGGTGGGCAGGGGAGATGAGGTCATCACCAGCCCTTTCACATTTTTTGCCACCGTCGAAGCGATTCTGCAGGTCGGCGCGGTCCCCGTATTTGCCGATGTGGACCCGCATACGTTCACCATCACTGCGCAGACCGTTGAATCGCGGATCACCAACAGGACCAAGGCCATCCTCCCGGTTCACATATTCGGGCTTATGGCGGATATGCCGGGGATTCTCCAACTGGCGAAGGCATACCGCCTGCTCGTCCTTGAGGATGCGTGCCAGGCGATTGGGGCGACCTGGGAGGGGAACGGGGTAGGCACTTGTGGCAATGCGGCGACACTGTCGTTTTTCCCGACCAAGAACCTGGGAGGGTGTGGCGACGGAGGAATGGTTCTGACGCAGGATGAAGAGCTGGCGCAGCGGCTGCGCCGCTTACGCGTCCACGGGAGTGTGCAGAAATACGTGCACGAGGAGTGCGGATGGAACAGCCGATTGGACGAAATTCAGGCCGCCGTGCTGCGGGTGAAGCTGAGGAAGTTGGACGAATGGACGGAGCAGCGGCGGTCGCTTGCGCGGCGTTATGACGAGGGACTTCGCGACCTGCCGCTAAAGGTTCCCTTCGCTCCCGCCCAGGCACGGCACGTGTATCACCTGTACACGATAGTGACGGAGCCAAGAGACGCGTTGAAAGCCGCACTGGCGGAAAAGGGCATTGAGACCCAGGTGTACTATCCGTTGCCGATGCACCTGCAGCCCGCCCTGCGTGGGTTCGGCTATCAACGGGGGGATTTTCCGGTCGCCGAGTACCTTGCTGAACACTGCCTGTCGTTGCCGCTGTATCCGTGGCTCGGCACAGACCAGCAGGACCATGTCATCGAGTCGATTAGCCGCTTTTCGGCAACCGCCGAATCGTGA
- a CDS encoding Gfo/Idh/MocA family protein, with translation MNVAIIGCGYIGAKHIQGLAQVPGIRLTAVCDTEVRRAEELADRYRRLVDRADTDPVQVCSTYAPLLEDSGIDAVSITVPSGLHAAIAFAALKAGKHVILEKPMALSAGEARSLVELSVETGRKLAVCHQKRFYPHLQQIRTMVSSGKLGQLVSGTVSLVYNRTDEYYQSIPWRGTWAMDGGVLLNQAIHDIDLLLWFMGNPVCVQGHVQRLLRPMEAEDTAAAVVATADGGVATLTATVCAPKGHSEEHITLVGTRGVFTLSGKTMQPTSWKVEEEPIPEFVNVDPYSRLYKDFSEAVAENRDPFVSGKEALHALETIFGVYSSWLRHRGVRLPVENFSTLQMNNTFTSEGREHACTKGPTFS, from the coding sequence ATGAACGTCGCAATCATCGGTTGTGGGTACATCGGCGCGAAACACATCCAGGGGCTGGCGCAGGTCCCCGGTATCCGGCTAACCGCGGTGTGCGACACGGAAGTCCGCCGCGCAGAGGAGCTGGCAGACAGGTACCGTCGTCTGGTGGACAGGGCGGACACGGACCCGGTGCAGGTGTGCAGTACCTACGCGCCGCTCTTGGAGGACAGTGGGATTGACGCGGTGTCGATCACAGTGCCGAGCGGATTGCACGCGGCCATCGCGTTCGCAGCCTTGAAGGCCGGAAAACACGTCATTCTGGAAAAGCCGATGGCTCTCTCGGCGGGGGAGGCCAGGTCCCTGGTAGAGCTGTCTGTGGAGACGGGACGCAAACTTGCCGTGTGCCACCAGAAGCGTTTCTACCCTCATTTGCAGCAAATCCGGACCATGGTTTCGAGCGGTAAGCTCGGTCAGCTCGTCTCTGGCACCGTGTCCCTGGTTTACAACCGGACAGACGAGTATTACCAATCGATTCCGTGGCGCGGCACCTGGGCGATGGACGGCGGAGTGCTGTTAAATCAAGCGATTCACGACATCGATCTGTTGCTTTGGTTCATGGGCAACCCCGTATGCGTACAGGGACATGTTCAACGGCTGCTGAGACCGATGGAGGCGGAGGACACCGCTGCGGCGGTTGTGGCCACCGCGGACGGGGGAGTCGCGACCCTCACGGCAACAGTTTGCGCTCCAAAGGGCCACTCGGAAGAACACATTACCCTGGTCGGCACGCGCGGCGTATTCACGCTGTCCGGGAAGACGATGCAACCCACGTCCTGGAAAGTGGAAGAGGAGCCCATTCCGGAATTCGTGAACGTCGATCCGTACTCCCGATTGTACAAGGATTTTTCCGAAGCGGTTGCGGAGAATCGCGATCCCTTTGTCAGCGGCAAGGAAGCGCTGCACGCGTTGGAGACCATTTTCGGCGTCTACTCGTCGTGGCTGCGGCACAGGGGGGTTCGCCTGCCTGTGGAAAATTTCTCCACGCTACAAATGAACAACACGTTCACATCGGAAGGGAGGGAGCATGCGTGTACAAAGGGGCCAACATTCTCGTGA
- a CDS encoding glycosyltransferase encodes MPTVLHAPIEIAGQMGALCQGLRNFGWTANGYNWFHTYLQYDSPIVQTDAYELMHVFEPLVRAADIIHFHNGDTMLPEYRDLPMLKSLGKPMVMHHWGNDVRDVEILNRRQKYPLPPSYHTPEQIRAKLATLSQYIDYAIIQDHELNEFIAPYYKRVYELPLAVDTKALQPVYPDVSNHCPLIVHAPTSDEFKGTRYVEKAIDNLRSRYRFEYRRIEKMSHKAAMSWYERADIVIDQLMCGTYGLLSVEAMAIGKPVIAYIRDDLRHTYPGQLPIVSADPDTLEVTLAALISNPKRRRKLGMQGRQYAEKYHDTGVVVQRLIRIYEEILQEKQ; translated from the coding sequence ATGCCTACAGTTCTGCACGCTCCAATTGAAATTGCGGGCCAGATGGGGGCGCTCTGCCAGGGTCTGCGCAACTTTGGCTGGACGGCGAACGGATACAACTGGTTTCACACCTACCTTCAATACGACAGTCCGATTGTCCAGACCGACGCCTATGAATTGATGCACGTATTTGAACCCTTGGTGAGAGCGGCCGATATCATTCATTTTCACAACGGAGACACGATGTTGCCGGAGTATCGTGACTTACCGATGTTGAAGTCGTTGGGGAAACCCATGGTCATGCATCACTGGGGTAACGACGTGCGCGACGTGGAAATCCTCAATCGGAGACAGAAGTATCCATTGCCGCCTTCGTACCATACGCCTGAACAGATTCGTGCCAAGCTGGCCACGCTGTCACAGTATATCGATTACGCCATCATCCAAGACCATGAGCTGAACGAATTTATCGCTCCCTACTACAAGCGGGTGTACGAGTTGCCACTGGCGGTTGACACGAAAGCTCTCCAGCCGGTTTATCCAGATGTGTCCAATCACTGTCCGCTGATTGTGCACGCTCCGACGAGTGACGAGTTCAAGGGCACCCGCTACGTGGAGAAGGCCATCGATAACCTGCGGAGCCGGTACCGGTTTGAGTACAGGCGGATCGAAAAAATGAGCCACAAAGCGGCGATGAGTTGGTATGAGCGGGCGGACATCGTCATTGACCAACTGATGTGCGGGACGTACGGCCTACTTAGCGTGGAAGCCATGGCGATCGGCAAACCCGTGATTGCCTACATTCGGGACGACCTGCGCCACACTTATCCTGGCCAGCTTCCCATCGTGTCCGCCGACCCGGATACGCTGGAAGTCACCCTGGCCGCACTGATTTCCAATCCCAAGCGCAGGCGGAAGCTCGGCATGCAGGGGCGGCAGTATGCTGAGAAGTACCACGATACGGGTGTGGTCGTCCAACGACTCATTCGGATTTACGAGGAAATCCTGCAGGAGAAGCAGTAA
- a CDS encoding response regulator transcription factor: protein MLVIEDDVRLARALKDLLQKHEFEVDHTHTVFNAIDLALTNAYDCIVVDVMLPDGDGMDLVSKVRKLKIHTPILMLTARNEPADRVNGLNAGADDYLGKPFDSSEFIARIEALIRRAGGYTSVDDVTLGQATLHRNSRTLEYHGNILELSSKEYSLLECLMRHPNQVLTRDQLIHHVWGPDADLADNALDTYVYFLRKKCAQLGIKNIIKTVRGQGYMIHPNL from the coding sequence GTGCTCGTGATTGAAGACGACGTTCGTCTCGCCCGCGCGCTTAAGGATCTCTTACAAAAGCACGAGTTTGAAGTGGATCACACCCACACGGTGTTCAACGCAATCGATCTTGCGTTGACCAACGCCTACGACTGCATCGTTGTGGATGTCATGCTTCCAGACGGGGACGGTATGGATCTGGTTTCAAAGGTGCGAAAGTTGAAAATCCACACACCGATTCTCATGCTCACAGCGCGAAATGAGCCCGCAGACAGAGTCAACGGACTGAATGCGGGCGCAGATGATTATCTCGGCAAGCCTTTTGACTCCAGTGAGTTCATCGCCCGAATCGAGGCGCTGATTCGGCGCGCCGGCGGATACACGTCCGTCGACGATGTCACGCTTGGACAGGCCACCCTTCACAGAAATTCGCGGACATTGGAGTACCACGGGAACATCCTCGAATTATCCAGCAAGGAATACTCACTCCTGGAGTGCCTCATGCGCCATCCAAATCAAGTGTTGACTCGCGATCAACTGATCCATCATGTTTGGGGTCCAGACGCCGACCTGGCAGACAATGCGCTCGACACCTACGTGTACTTTTTACGTAAAAAATGTGCTCAATTAGGCATTAAGAAT
- a CDS encoding DUF4855 domain-containing protein has protein sequence MLRSTTIRVWSSNDSFGFTRKSCRRSSKGGVSVGFLTAVESGLQPHIVRCGILCSPSDPRCRHWGVDHLLPCVALVQSGKVLDHLFEGVLFEADLTCQGEMISPRSMGFGKPPTAGTWLEVVEELFRPEQNVPALMQASQRLPAGKQVDLWIALPYPFENQPCFGTVRGGHLNFQTNPEHRTAAVVWWMEQVVAGWRQTSLRTPSHRVVFRGFAWTRSMLWPADHGVIRHVAEWVHGNQLKLMWCYHDKTEGADRAGELGFDLCLNRPLIARDIHRIDAAAEFAEQHGHGVVLAWDSTRHSDSFADLLQIAENRIREAVQLFELPFGLVREWCQQAEPAYMALYQYIRGAEAQDVDPKGGARA, from the coding sequence ATGCTGAGAAGTACCACGATACGGGTGTGGTCGTCCAACGACTCATTCGGATTTACGAGGAAATCCTGCAGGAGAAGCAGTAAGGGGGGAGTGTCCGTGGGGTTTCTGACCGCGGTGGAGTCAGGTCTTCAACCGCACATCGTGCGGTGTGGAATTCTCTGCTCCCCGTCTGACCCCCGGTGCCGGCACTGGGGGGTTGACCATCTCCTTCCCTGTGTCGCCCTTGTGCAGTCGGGTAAAGTTCTGGACCACCTTTTCGAAGGTGTCCTGTTTGAAGCTGATCTCACGTGTCAGGGTGAAATGATCTCGCCTCGATCGATGGGATTTGGTAAACCTCCGACGGCAGGGACCTGGCTGGAAGTTGTCGAGGAACTGTTTCGTCCGGAGCAGAACGTCCCAGCCCTGATGCAGGCCTCGCAACGACTGCCTGCTGGGAAACAGGTTGACCTCTGGATTGCACTGCCGTATCCGTTCGAAAATCAACCCTGCTTCGGGACGGTCCGAGGCGGGCACCTGAACTTCCAGACCAACCCGGAGCACAGAACCGCGGCCGTGGTTTGGTGGATGGAACAGGTCGTCGCCGGGTGGCGGCAGACGTCGTTGCGCACTCCTTCGCACCGAGTGGTGTTCCGTGGATTCGCATGGACGCGAAGCATGTTGTGGCCGGCGGACCACGGCGTGATCCGGCACGTCGCCGAGTGGGTTCACGGCAACCAACTGAAGCTGATGTGGTGTTATCACGACAAGACGGAGGGCGCAGACAGGGCTGGTGAACTCGGCTTCGACCTGTGTCTGAACCGGCCACTCATCGCCCGCGACATCCACCGGATCGACGCCGCGGCGGAATTTGCCGAACAGCACGGGCACGGGGTAGTCCTCGCGTGGGACAGCACGAGGCATTCTGATTCATTTGCCGACTTGCTGCAGATCGCGGAGAACCGGATTAGGGAGGCGGTTCAACTGTTTGAACTGCCGTTTGGTCTGGTTCGCGAGTGGTGCCAGCAAGCCGAGCCTGCGTATATGGCATTGTATCAGTACATCCGCGGAGCTGAAGCCCAGGATGTGGATCCGAAGGGAGGTGCGAGGGCATGA
- a CDS encoding NAD-dependent epimerase/dehydratase family protein, which translates to MYKGANILVTGGAGFLGSRLVERLAANAGHIWVVDDLSTGRAEAVPSSGNVTLIKGSVCDGCLLRELLSNVDYVFHFAARNIVLSVEQPESDYLVNTHGTVQLLLNSLAHRGRIRRWVYASTASVYGNSPVMPIKEGTYDVSVPYAASKLSGELFAVAYGRSFGLPVTCLRFSNVYGPGQTSSNPYCGVVSKFMQAILDGEQLTIYGDGTQTRDFTFVDDAIHAALLAGVSERTTGRVLNVGTGIETSVNALAQLVMNTVGKPHHPVVHREKRKVDSIYRRVMDATAIRSLTGWQPTQTLNDGLKITWEWFLNQHQS; encoded by the coding sequence GTGTACAAAGGGGCCAACATTCTCGTGACGGGTGGCGCCGGCTTTCTCGGGAGCCGGCTGGTCGAACGATTGGCTGCCAATGCCGGCCACATCTGGGTGGTGGACGACTTGTCCACGGGGCGAGCCGAAGCAGTACCCAGCTCAGGGAACGTCACATTGATCAAGGGCTCGGTGTGCGACGGATGTCTGCTCCGAGAACTCCTTTCAAACGTCGACTACGTCTTTCACTTCGCCGCCAGGAACATCGTCTTGTCCGTTGAACAGCCGGAATCCGACTATCTTGTCAACACCCACGGCACCGTGCAACTGCTGTTGAACAGTCTGGCACATCGCGGGCGGATCCGCAGATGGGTGTATGCGTCGACAGCGTCTGTTTACGGGAACAGCCCCGTGATGCCGATCAAGGAAGGAACGTACGATGTGTCCGTTCCGTACGCAGCCAGCAAATTGTCGGGTGAGCTGTTTGCGGTGGCGTACGGCCGGTCGTTCGGCCTGCCCGTTACGTGTCTCCGGTTTTCCAATGTCTACGGTCCTGGTCAAACGAGTTCCAACCCGTACTGCGGAGTGGTCTCCAAATTCATGCAGGCTATCCTGGACGGGGAGCAGTTGACAATATATGGGGACGGCACGCAAACCCGGGATTTCACCTTTGTCGACGATGCCATTCACGCCGCGCTCCTGGCAGGGGTTTCGGAACGGACCACGGGACGGGTGTTGAATGTGGGGACCGGCATTGAAACGTCGGTAAACGCCCTCGCCCAGCTGGTCATGAACACAGTGGGGAAGCCCCACCATCCGGTCGTTCACCGCGAGAAGCGGAAAGTGGACAGCATCTACCGCAGAGTCATGGATGCGACAGCAATACGGTCCCTGACCGGTTGGCAGCCGACCCAGACCCTGAACGACGGACTGAAAATCACGTGGGAATGGTTCTTGAACCAACACCAGAGCTGA
- a CDS encoding Rieske (2Fe-2S) protein: MAFLTCHWHHARFDVLSGGTLDPWADDVPTYAVHVVDGQVWVDPRPTQKRSVERHWRRLREGLEQNIPLIIAKSVIALVEAGVPEDEIAQLGVQWGTAQRSAGWGPGLTILTAMAGVLPRLDTYGRILALFQGLVHVARDCSGRPPRYLLQPLPDTDVSLERLASWYRQCVEVRDTEGAERILLTAIQKGASLRTIADMMLVAATDHFYLNGGHTFDFHNKAFEVLERAEPKRNMGQGSDREDHAPTPPADEEDNGLRERVLTSLLPLLAHPMRSEELQNWRAPVYLVTPLQQTFAELPEILEAAGARAGEGTEVELDEAAFVNQVLSDQPLVTVARITDALRSGVPPVRIAQLVALATAERIARFHVQNDFSDWIAVLHTFTHAHAVHERLLRGSHALVVRAVYHTAMRIYLDRFLNIPSAPAPNADRAAAAGASLHLEELLDLMNKRQLVAEAANWVAHYLNRGGDVDALFNTLGHALLREDAEFHSFQMYEATVQEYAHWDASPSPLAAHATRPFHFHHQTTKDWS; this comes from the coding sequence ATGGCATTTCTCACCTGCCATTGGCACCACGCGCGGTTCGATGTATTGAGCGGCGGAACGCTCGATCCGTGGGCGGACGACGTTCCCACGTATGCCGTGCACGTTGTGGACGGGCAGGTGTGGGTGGATCCAAGACCCACGCAGAAGCGCAGCGTCGAGCGGCATTGGCGGAGGCTGAGGGAAGGCCTGGAACAAAACATCCCTCTGATCATCGCGAAATCCGTGATCGCGCTGGTAGAAGCCGGTGTTCCCGAAGACGAGATTGCGCAGCTCGGGGTTCAGTGGGGCACCGCCCAGCGCTCGGCGGGCTGGGGACCAGGGCTCACCATCCTCACCGCAATGGCGGGCGTCCTGCCGCGATTGGACACCTATGGCCGCATCCTCGCGTTGTTTCAGGGCCTGGTGCACGTTGCTCGCGACTGCTCCGGCCGGCCGCCGCGATACCTCTTGCAGCCGCTCCCGGACACGGATGTTTCGTTGGAGAGGCTCGCGTCCTGGTACCGCCAGTGCGTCGAAGTCCGGGACACCGAGGGAGCGGAGCGGATTTTGTTAACGGCCATCCAAAAGGGTGCCAGTCTGCGCACCATCGCTGACATGATGTTGGTCGCCGCGACAGACCACTTTTACCTGAACGGGGGCCACACGTTCGACTTCCACAACAAGGCGTTTGAAGTGCTCGAACGAGCGGAACCCAAGCGCAACATGGGCCAAGGCTCGGACAGGGAAGACCACGCACCCACCCCTCCGGCTGACGAAGAGGACAACGGCCTGCGCGAGCGTGTGCTGACCTCCCTTCTTCCACTGCTCGCCCATCCCATGCGGAGCGAGGAGCTTCAGAATTGGCGCGCTCCAGTGTACCTGGTGACGCCCTTGCAGCAGACGTTCGCGGAGCTGCCCGAAATTCTCGAGGCCGCCGGTGCGAGAGCCGGGGAAGGCACCGAAGTTGAACTGGATGAAGCGGCTTTTGTCAACCAGGTACTCAGCGACCAACCGCTGGTGACCGTTGCGCGGATCACAGACGCGCTCCGGAGCGGTGTTCCGCCAGTTCGCATCGCGCAACTGGTGGCGTTGGCTACGGCAGAGCGGATCGCGCGGTTTCACGTACAAAACGATTTCTCCGACTGGATCGCCGTGCTGCACACGTTCACGCACGCGCACGCAGTGCACGAGCGCTTGCTTCGCGGGTCCCATGCGCTCGTTGTCCGTGCGGTGTACCACACCGCCATGCGCATCTATCTGGACCGTTTTCTGAACATTCCATCCGCCCCCGCACCGAACGCCGATCGCGCTGCGGCGGCGGGAGCGTCGCTTCACCTCGAAGAATTGCTCGACCTCATGAATAAGCGCCAGCTCGTCGCGGAAGCGGCGAATTGGGTAGCGCACTACCTGAACCGGGGCGGTGACGTCGACGCGCTCTTCAACACGCTGGGACACGCGCTGTTGCGGGAGGACGCCGAGTTCCACTCGTTTCAAATGTACGAAGCCACCGTCCAGGAGTACGCGCATTGGGACGCATCGCCAAGCCCACTTGCGGCGCACGCGACACGCCCTTTTCACTTTCACCACCAGACGACCAAGGATTGGAGTTGA
- a CDS encoding mandelate racemase/muconate lactonizing enzyme family protein has product MKITAVEVVKLSFPVDPPMADAIHFMPERNLVLVQIHTDEGTTGIGEAACYGGPMESTEAVIRHELAPRLIGEDPFRVEYLWRKMAIPSHQHGRGGILYMAISGIDIALYDIIGKATKTPLYKLLGGYRDEVEAYASAGFYAADKTPDDLAAECAGYVDRGFRHVKIKVGRNRDVMLNPLHNTPMSDYAAVTLEEDLERVRRVREAVGPRVRIAVDANNAWTPSIAIQMGRALERFGIHWFEEPVDTDDLDGSAQVAAALDVPVAGYETCFSLPQFRELILRRAVDIVQPDVIWSGGFTESRKVAALAHAFHLPVIPHVFSSGLSLVANLHFIASIPNGGLIEFDQNRNDLRTLLFEEPLDIDARGYVRVPNRPGLGVTLNQATVDKYRVP; this is encoded by the coding sequence ATGAAGATTACCGCAGTTGAAGTCGTGAAACTGTCGTTCCCGGTAGACCCACCGATGGCGGACGCCATTCACTTTATGCCGGAGCGTAACCTGGTATTGGTTCAGATCCACACGGACGAGGGCACCACCGGGATCGGGGAGGCGGCCTGTTACGGCGGGCCCATGGAGTCGACGGAGGCTGTGATCCGCCATGAGCTGGCGCCGCGCCTGATCGGCGAGGACCCGTTTCGGGTGGAGTACCTGTGGCGAAAGATGGCCATCCCATCCCATCAGCATGGCCGTGGCGGGATTCTGTACATGGCCATCAGCGGGATCGACATCGCCCTCTACGACATCATCGGCAAGGCCACGAAAACGCCGCTGTACAAGCTGCTCGGCGGGTACCGGGACGAGGTGGAGGCGTACGCCAGCGCCGGTTTCTACGCGGCCGACAAGACGCCTGACGACTTGGCCGCCGAGTGCGCCGGTTACGTCGACAGGGGATTCAGACACGTGAAAATCAAGGTCGGCCGTAACCGTGACGTAATGCTGAACCCGCTGCACAACACGCCGATGTCCGACTACGCCGCCGTGACCCTCGAGGAAGACCTGGAGCGGGTGCGGCGGGTCCGGGAAGCGGTGGGGCCGCGGGTGCGGATCGCCGTCGACGCCAACAACGCGTGGACGCCGTCGATCGCGATTCAAATGGGGCGCGCGCTCGAACGCTTTGGGATCCACTGGTTCGAGGAGCCGGTCGACACGGACGACCTGGACGGCAGCGCCCAGGTGGCGGCAGCGCTGGACGTCCCGGTGGCCGGGTACGAGACGTGCTTCAGCCTGCCGCAGTTTCGGGAACTGATTCTACGCCGGGCGGTCGATATCGTGCAGCCGGACGTGATTTGGTCGGGCGGCTTTACGGAGAGCCGTAAGGTGGCGGCCTTGGCGCATGCGTTTCACTTGCCGGTCATCCCGCACGTGTTCTCGTCAGGCCTGAGCCTGGTGGCCAACCTTCACTTCATCGCGTCGATCCCAAACGGCGGGTTGATTGAGTTTGATCAAAACCGGAACGACCTGCGTACGCTGTTGTTCGAGGAACCGTTGGACATCGACGCACGCGGGTACGTGCGGGTGCCGAACCGACCAGGACTTGGCGTGACGCTGAATCAAGCGACGGTCGACAAGTACAGGGTGCCATGA
- a CDS encoding acyltransferase: MQEYVIHPTAQVGERCRIGRHVVIHAHVVIGDDVEIGDNVVIHERTEIGSRTTVGANSVLGKPPMTNRRIKRKPQIALPLRIGADAAIGSCAVLSAGSVLEDGVLVGDLASVREGVFVGSDSVIGRSATVELNTRIGKRVVIQTGAYITGDSVLEDDVFVGPEVSTSNDKFMGLVPYPYRGPCIETGARIGNNATLLPGVRIGAAAIVGAGAVVTRDVPPNEVVVGVPARVTGKRLEAADADIGPQPARRDSEQGRETGEGTVHGSQSPIE; this comes from the coding sequence ATGCAGGAATATGTGATTCATCCGACTGCGCAAGTCGGAGAACGGTGCAGAATCGGTAGGCATGTGGTAATCCATGCCCATGTCGTGATTGGCGATGACGTCGAGATTGGAGACAACGTCGTCATTCATGAACGCACCGAGATTGGGAGCCGGACCACAGTAGGGGCGAACAGCGTGTTGGGGAAACCACCGATGACCAATCGCCGGATAAAGAGAAAACCGCAAATCGCGCTGCCGTTGCGTATCGGCGCGGATGCCGCCATTGGTTCATGCGCCGTACTGTCCGCCGGATCAGTTCTGGAAGACGGTGTCTTGGTCGGAGATCTCGCATCGGTTCGGGAAGGCGTCTTCGTAGGATCCGATTCGGTCATCGGCAGATCCGCCACTGTCGAACTGAACACCCGGATCGGCAAACGCGTCGTGATCCAGACAGGTGCTTACATCACGGGGGATTCGGTCTTGGAGGATGACGTGTTTGTGGGACCGGAGGTGTCCACGTCCAACGACAAATTCATGGGTCTGGTACCCTACCCGTACCGCGGCCCCTGCATTGAAACGGGAGCGCGCATTGGGAACAACGCCACGCTCCTCCCGGGGGTGCGCATCGGGGCAGCAGCCATTGTGGGAGCGGGGGCCGTGGTGACGCGAGACGTCCCTCCAAACGAGGTGGTGGTCGGTGTCCCCGCTCGCGTAACGGGGAAGCGTCTGGAAGCTGCGGACGCGGACATTGGTCCGCAACCCGCGCGGAGAGACAGTGAACAAGGGAGGGAGACCGGTGAAGGTACCGTTCATGGATCTCAGTCACCTATCGAATGA